The following proteins are co-located in the Coregonus clupeaformis isolate EN_2021a unplaced genomic scaffold, ASM2061545v1 scaf0076, whole genome shotgun sequence genome:
- the LOC121555394 gene encoding C-type mannose receptor 2-like, protein MDHSLFLLFFSGLSILPSSVPHQFHFVNINETWTEAQSFCRQKYTDLATVDDIADMERLNSTVVAGLTGLTGFTGFTGPAWIGLYNCSWSCSLGGTQNNGVPREWRWSDQSGSPFRNWMAGEPNWVYAVGQHVEMCVEVQFPSGQWNDQNCNDKHPFICYDDKLVLVPENKTWSEALWHCRDLHMELVSVHNQSVQDWVRQRAKKASTPFVWLGLRYTCTLDFWFWVNGEESCYHNWADREGYNTGKEQCGNTGAIERDGGQWVGRPETERFNFICSYDDY, encoded by the exons ATGGACcactctctgtttctcctgttcttCTCAG GGCTGTCCATCCTCCCCTCCAGCGTCCCTCATCAGTTCCACTTTGTGAACATCAATGAGACCTGGACTGAAGCTCAGAGTTTCTGCAGACAGAAATACACTGACCTGGCCACCGTAGACGACATAGCAGACATGGAGAGGCTCAACAGCACAGTAGTGGCTGGGTTAACTGGGTTAACTGGGTTCACTGGGTTCACTGGGCCAGCCTGGATAGGGCTGTATAACTGCAGCTGGAGCTGTTCTCTGGGAGGCACACAG AACAATGGGGTGCCTAGAGAGTGGAGGTGGTCCGACCAGAGTGGCTCACCCTTCAGAAACTGGATGGCAGGCGAGCCAAACTGGGTATATGCGGTGGGACAGCATGTAGAGATGTGTGTGGAAGTTCAGTTCCCATCTGGACAGTGGAATGATCAAAATTGTAACGACAAACATCCTTTTATCTGCTATGATG atAAGCTGGTCCTGGTCCCAGAGAACAAGACGTGGTCAGAAGCCCTGTGGCACTGCAGAGACCTGCACATGGAGCTGGTGTCTGTCCACAACCAGAGCGTCCAAGACTGGGTCCGACAGAGAGCCAAGAAGGCCTCCACTCCCTTCGTCTGGCTGGGCCTGAGGTACACCTGCACCCTGGACTTCTGGTTCTGGGTCAATGGAGAAGAGTCCTGCTACCACAACTGGGCTGACAGGGAGGGCTACAACACTGGCAAGGAGCAGTGTGGGAACACAGGGGCCATAGAGAGAGACGGGGGGCAGTGGGTCGGCCGGCCTGAGACTGAAAGATTCAACTTTATCTGCAGCTATGACG ATTACTAA